The stretch of DNA GATGATGAATACGCGTAGGGACAGATATTTACGGCGCGATTCAGCGACTTCCGTTTTCGCGTGTCGTTTCGCGCGTGCAAACGAGGACGTGAAATGTACAAAAAAGATCGCCCCTTACGGCCTCGTCGGCATGTGCGAGTGGCGCGTGCCTTCGACAGGAGTATCTCGTCTTGGACcgcgatttaaaatatcacCCGGACAGCACAACGTCGTAAAAGAAGCCGTAAATACTCTATCTCTTAGATATTGTTTGAATATCTTTCGAAAGtcttttacgattttattgttgccgGGTATTGTAGGTCTAAACACTCGCTCGAGTTAAAAATACGTTACGAAGcttttctatctctttctcattttttctttcactctcgctttctcgctatatatatatatatagtatatatatatatttatacatatatatatatatattttttttttatacactcAGCATatagataacatttttttattttttatctattcaGACAGCAATGTCGTTGTGCCTCTAACTATGCATAAACGGCACCACCTCTAAAGCCGCATTGCAAAATATCAATGGCGAGTATGAACGTTAGTGGAAACGCGAACAAACAATACGTGCGATAAATCGACAGATTCGGAGTCTTCATGAGGGTGAAGGGTGGAGGGAAATAAGAAAAGGGATTGACGGGTAGTAATGAGAAGGATCTCCGACGCTAAAGGGTTCGATGCACGTATATGGGTTTTGTATGCGGGCAATCGACGCACTGACATACACTCacgcacatacatacatacaaataTACACAGGCAAAACGATCGTTACTTTGCGGGCAGTAATTTTGGATACACATACTTAGTACTCTCGATAAGGAAACATAGTTTTAACGTCCGTTACGTTCATATCCAGCAAGCACAAATATGCGATATTgtatacgtattatttttaccgaTAATAAGTTTTACTCTCCTTTCGAAATTCCTTCGTTTCCGGCTAATAACGCAGACACCTGCTCACACGCCCGGCTCGCATTCCTCTCCGTGGTCTTCGACTAAAGCGGAGGATATTCACTGTCAATTCCGAGCAACTGTCTTCCCGCACATTCGCGCACACGACGATGCGATATAGATCACCGATCGACAGCGGTCGGGAACGCTTACGCTACGGATAGGACACATTCACAtgttaaaaatacgtttagTCTCGCTATTGGTATTCGACGATCTTATACATACTCATCCTTGTAATTATCGCTGATTCTTTCACTCTGCTTTTCTTTCACACTCTCTCATTTTCGCATCGTACAAGAAAAGCACCactttataatacaaatttatctCGTCCTTAATTGCCTAAAGCCGTAAACGGAATTCAAGCTCGAGACCGCACGATCGAGTTCGCACGACCGTTGGCTTCTAGTTCTCTTTGAAGATACCGTGAGGTCCGCCTCTCTTCCGATTTCTCTTCCTCGGTCGCTTGTCGCCAGGGCCATTCATGGTTGAGACACATTCCGTGCATTTCGCGCTCACTTTTCGTATCGTATTCGTCACCACGCGAATACCATTCTTATACATCCgccgttgttttttttttttttttctaagtacGACGTTAATATATCACCGGCAGTGCATACGTGGTTCGTTAACGTTATCTTCAACAGTATCGCTTTTTCCGGTTTGCATTCTCCTCGCATTTATTCTACGCCGAAGAAGGCTCCTATGTCAATGTAAAGCTATGTATTGACTAGTTTCTCTCACTCGTCGCTCTCAACTACAAATGGCCTGCTTCTCgattcatttttcttctttatttttttcctcactcTTCACGATATACTTATAAATACCTTGTATCGATGCAGTGTACCGTCGAACATATATGATTCGCACGCGCGGTATCACGATCCGCCGTTTACTTTAGGCCTCGAGCGCAAGCTCCACGAGCTTGCTGGCCTTGCCTCTCACGAACGTCTTCAAGAAACGcctgaaatttattaattcaatctTGCAAGCTGGTAACAAGCTCGAGCTGCGTCTACGTCACGCTAAAGTCCCAGAAGGTATTTCGATGTTTCTTCTAGGCTCATGCGCTTCAAGATCCGTTATACATTCCCGATTTTTATCCTTTCCTCTTCCGTTTGTAAGGCTTTCGGGAATCTGCCGATTACGGATCGTCGTGCAGCTGGTCCGTGGAGCGAATACTTGGTGAAACCCGCGTTCCTTTGCGTGCGCTAACGCTCTCTTACATCCTACGTACCCTATACCTCgtggtatatatatatatatatatatagatacatatatatatatatatatatatacatatacatatatatatatacttataatatattatatataatataacgttATAGTGTTTTTGGCATCTTTGAAATACACAAATAGACTTTggtataaaactttttgatAGTGTTCAgtacgtttatatatatatatgcgcgtGCATATATACGGACGCTGCGCTACAGCGTGCCACAGTAGCAGTTTTTACTCCCTTCGTTAACTTTCACGTTTCCGGTTTTTTCAGCTCTctaatatctttttctatctctctgGTGTCTTACTcattcaaaaattttacagcTTCGAGATTGGACAATGTCCCTACGCGAAGGGACGATACGACTGATTTTTAAATCGCTCTAGCACATCTTATCTAACCACCAGAGTTTACAGGACGGCGCGCCTCTCCTTCTGCGTCGCTTCTTGCTCGACTGGTCCACGGCCTTCTTTACGAATCTGATGTTGTAGGGATCTTCCGCGAGTTCGGGATACTGTTGCGCGTCGTGTATATACTCGCCCTCGTAGTTAGATGCGAGGCCGACTTTTAGTATCTCATCTTGTTCGGCGACCATCCATTCGACGGACGTGGGAGTATTTGTTTTGAGAGCCTCGCGTTCTCGATGCCATGCTTTTCTGATAGCCGTCGTTTTCGCGTGATGTAACAGTctctgcttttctttttctgctgTGGTTCCATAGCGCAAGTTCACCACGTAGCTGGCGCCATGTATTTTTACATCAATCAGTGAGCTGCTACCACTGCCATTCTCGTTTTCGTGGAACGTCGTATTCACTTGACCTCCTAGTCGTTTTAGTTGACCACGATCTTCGCTAGCACGCCAGGTTTCTTCTTTGACGAAATAGAAGGCGTCCTGTTGTGCGCTGTGCACGACGAATGTAAACGGCAAGAAGTACGAACGATTGAACACGGATGTGAATACGTCGCCGTAAATAGCATTAGCACTGGGTACGCTGGATACCACCGCTTGACCCTCAGCGGTTCTCGATACAAGAATACCTTTGCCGAATGGTGGATCGGACGCTGCTCCTAAGCGGCTAGGTATTAATTCGCTTGTGTCTTTCTTTAAAGCTGATCGCGGCGGTGCTGATAGGCTCACTGCGTCGCCTGAATGTCTCTGAGCGATGTGCGCGAGAAATCCGGATTGAACGCCCATATTGCgagctcttttctttttaccaaaTATAGAAGTTCCTGGACCAAGAGCTTGCGGAACGAGGCTTTCTGGCAGTTCGTCTGGAAATAGCTGCGGTGCTAAACTCTTCAGATCATATCCGAGATGCGACAGCCATGATATGtgatctaaaaaataaaaatacatttaatgcatatttatgtaataagaATATTGATATGATGGCCAATGCCTTCTTACCGGTTGGTTGACTTGGTCTGTCCGTATGTCTGACATCGATCGGATCGTTTCCATTAAATCTATACAGATGTAAGTGTGTCGGTTTATCTACTCGATCTAAAACATTCTCCCAAAGTGGTGACATCCATTGTCCTATCAACGGATCGTATACCTTACCGTTTGGCATATGAACAAGAGAGGTAACCTGcagatatataatataataattatattgttacaatGCGATGTACACTGACAGGTAGATAGATTAGCTGCCGTCGTCGCAGCAAACGCCACATCTGTCTCTCagtgtacaaaaaaaaaatgttttaaagaaatgttttaaatatcgttatattacaattaaaattttaatttacctgaTCTAAAAGACCTCCACAGAAATCAACCGGTAAGTAAAGATATGGATTTGAATCGTAAACGATGTGACCGTACGGCGATCGCATAATTTCTCTAATACCTTCACCATACTGATTAAAAATCATAATGGGTGTGCCACATTGATCAGtggcaatataatatttgtgcCGGTACACTTGTGCGTAAATAAGATGTCCTCTATCGTCATAAACCAAAGACATTAGTTTACCATCGCGCGGGCTGTATATTTGGCTGACTTCGTGCGGTCGTTTCTGATTATTGTAGAAGAATTGCGTGACATTGCCGTAATTATCTTTCCTCGTGGCTAGGCGATCCAGATGATCGTAATAGTATCGCACGTCAAAGCGACCGCGTTTGGTGGCGCGCACAAGGAGACCCTTAGCATTGTAATTGAatctctcctctctcgcgtTCTGCACCACCAGACCTCGATTGTCGTATTTGTAGAGACCCTCGCCGAACTTGACTATTCGGTCCATAGCATTGTACTCCATTGGGATTGTATTACCTCGATATGTGAGCGACAGCATATTACCATTGGCATCGTATTTGAAACCCCATGGTTCTTGCGCTTCCACGCCGGTCAATTGACCGTCGCAATCCCATGTGTAATTTTTTACGTTGGTGTATGTGTTAACGGCGACATTGCGTGTGTATGTTCTCGTCTGATTAATACGACCGCGTGAATCGTGCGTGAATTCCATTCTAAATACTTCCATTCGATGGATCGTCACTGTAACTTGAGTCTCAAGAAATCGATCGTCCGTAGTGCGCGAGAACAGCGCGGTACCATCGAACACGGTCGTTTCGTTCGACTGCGGTTTCGTCACTTTAAATTGACCGATTTGCTCCAGCGTACCCGACCTCGGACTGTAAGCCATGGTGTGCGGCGGTAGCGTTTGGCCGCCTATTCTACCTTGCACCGCAACCAGCCGGAAGTTAGAATCATATTCAAATGTGAATTTGGCGTTACTCAGACCGGTCTTGGCACCGAAATCTATACGCTCCTCCACAAGAAGTCCCGCACTATATTGATAATCCCATTTATATTCTACGTCTCTCTCGGAATGTATCACTTCAGAAGGTAGTCCACTCTCGGTGTATCTGATTTCACTCTTACCATCACCGTGAACGACTTCCGCCAATTGACCCGAGGTATGATATCTGTACACGATACGAGCTCCGTCGCCCGGAAATACGGTCTGCAGTAAGTTGCCGTCGTGACTGTAGTGTTGTAGATAGGCTCTTGTGCTGCCCGGTGGAGTGTATGTCACTCTGAGGAAACCAAGAGAAGCCTGACAAGAAAAAGAGTGCTTGGTTTCTGACGGTAAAATAATATGTCGCAATCCACCGTCGTCATCGTATTGTAACGAAAATTGTCTATTGCTGGCGAGCGTGATCTTCGATAACATATTGAAATCGTTGTAAGTGTAACGTTTTGTGCCGTCCTTGCTGTTTGTAATTTCTGCCAATTGACCGTGCCGATCGTAGCTATACGACTCGTCAGAAGCTCCCCATTTCCAACTCTCGATTCTGTTGAACCGATCATAAGTAAGGCTGAGATTATAACCTTGTTCATACGGCTGCCAAACCAAAGGTAGACCGGCCTGGTCAAAGGTCACTGTCAATAGAGAAGTTCCTGCCTTATCGTAGAATGTCTCGCGGCTGAATGCCTGCTCAAATTCGACGCTTATAACTCGCGTGTCGTTTACCCAAATTTCTCTATTGAGCGTTTGCTGAGGATGACTAACTTCTCCGACCAGATTATATGTCGTCGTCATGGTGTTCGTTAATTCGCCCAACGACATTAATTGATAGCTCCACATGGGTAGCATCTCCGCTTCTACTGGCAAAGACGGCTTTAATAACGGATGTTTTGTCGTTGCTGCGCTTAAAACTCTACCGCCACCGGGTAAAAGCACCTCCAAGCTGCTGTTTGTAAATGAGATTGCTTTCATAAGTTTGGTGCCGTCAGTGATAGACAACATTTTCGATTTCTCGTTTTTCATTTCAAATTCTACGATTCGCTGTTTATCACCTTTCGATAAAGCTTGCAATGGAGCAGAAACTTTAACCAATAGACCTTCATCGTCAGATAAGtcggataataattttaatttttcgccTGTCGGTAGTATTACGTCAGTGACACGTCCTAAACTgtcataattatatatatacgtttcaTCTCCTCCTGATCGACTGGTGAGCAAGCCAGTTGAGCCATCGTAACCAAGAGCGATTTCTGCTCTGCCGCGTTCAgacaatttttctaaaaatccAACTGCAGAGATTTTCAATTCAGATTTATGATCTTGAGTATTCTCGATGGAGCTAACAACGCTGCTATAATCCCGCAggaattgaattttatttcctgcACTATCTGTCACTGTAGACAATTTGCCGAAACTCGTGTTCTTGCTATACAGGAAGGAATAGCGAGTCTTTCCAGACGTTAAATCTTTTGTAGAAATATGTTGACCGTAGCGATTGAAGACGTAAATTTCGTTCGAAGGTGGGAACGGAATGCGGAACTCTCCATTCTCGTCGTGATTTGGAAGATACGGCTGGAGAGCTAGGATATGAAGACTGCCTTGATCGGCCACGTGCAAAACACCATCCGGCGAAACTGCTAAAGCGGATATTGTAGTAAATTTAGCATTCGATGAAAGAAGTGTCTCGGTGCTGCTGGTATCATCCGTGCAAGTGCACGTATCCATATCCTTAGTGCTGGGTGTAGTATTGTTGCATTCACATTGGCCGCGCAATCTTTCTTGTTGCTGACCCGCGAAATGTGACATCTTTCCAGAAGAATCAACGACTCTGATAGAATTCACTCGATGAGAATCGCGATCTGCTATGTATAGTTCGCCGCTTGGACTGAAACCGACGGCCAACACCGATCCGAGGACCTCATCCGGTTTTTTCAGGCTCGTTGTCAATgacgaatttaattttggaagTTCATCATTACCGTTAGTGTTGCTGTTTGCATTGCTGGTGCAATGAAGAGGCGTTCCAGCAACCACGCGCACTTTCAAATCGCTAGTAAGTTTCAAAACTAGTCTGTCATCGATAAAGTGCAGGGATCCATCCAGCGGGCTTAAAGTTAATCCAGTGGGCCATTGTAATTGAGCCTGATGTGCGGGAATGGCTCCAATGCAGGGAGCTGGTGACCAATGATTATGATGACCGTGATGTCCCACGAGTGTATGTATGATACCTTGAGGATCGACAGCACGAATGTTCGTTCCGTCGGCAATGTACATCGTTTTGTCGGCAGCAATTGCTATTCCTaattacacacacacacacaaatttataattattttgcaaaaatattttttaatttagaaatttttttttaatttcccttaaaaagtttttaaattgttcaaagttttaatgtataaaagtgcttttttaaaaaataatagatatacatattttaatttgttatctACCTTTGGGATGAgctaattttgcattaattgcCGGACCTTCATCGCCGCAGTGACCTTCGTCACCTGGGATACATCTCTCGCCGCTACCAACAACGGGTTCGATATTAATGCTGGGATCTTGGACTTGTTCCAACGAGAGAGCTTTCAATATCTGATGTTTCTCTGGGTCGCTGATATACAAATGTCCGTCAGCCGGCGAGATACACAGATAATACTGATACGCCACTTGAGTAGCACTGCAAAAGAtgggataattaaatttaaaccatcactaatttttcaattataaaatataaaataaataataaaataaaaataaaataaaaaataaatgtaaaatattaataaaatataaaaaataacaattaatttacctCAGAATTAAAACAGTGTAAACCTTTCCTTCGGGCGTAATTCTGCGTACAAGATTAAAATCTCCGACGTATATGCTACCGTCAGGTCCGCTGGCAAGTGCCACCGGCGTCAGAAGTCTGGCATCCTTAGCGAGACCATCGCAATTCTGACACACAAAGCTTCTCTGGAGGCCAGTGCCCATTACCACTTTCACAGTGCGCGGATACTGTTTGAAATGTAGAGTAGAGCCGTCGCCTTTCTGCAGGATTCCCTCGTGAAAGTTGTAATGGTGATGGATGTCGAGTCCCCAGCCGCCGATATCGGAGATATCGACGTCGAATCCCTGTAAAGTGGCCGTCTGCGTCTCCCATATCACCGACGGACAAGTGGAATGCTGATAGCCGATCGAGATTCTCGCCTGTGCCACACCATACACCTTTTGCTTGTAAACGTTTCTCTTGTTCCAGGCGAACGTGTGCGTCAGATTCGGATCGGCCTCGTACGTTTTCGCATGAAGCGAGCCTTCGATCTCCACGTGCACGTGTACGTGCGTCAGCGATTTCGGGATGAACGGCCCGGTCAGTTGCATCCTCACGGTAGAGAGATAGCCCGCAGCCTGACTGCTTTGATACATCAAGTGGAGATTGGAGCCCGGAATGGCGATGCTTTCCTGCACGATCTGTAAACGATGTTTAACGTTGTGTTAATTCGGTCACACAATGCAGTAATCTGGTAAATATTGTTACGTTTGCGCAGCATTCTTtgatttatttccttcttaCGCAACGTAAGTCGATTTAATACTTAATTCTcttatattaaagttttacgCGCTGcactttttctatttaaagGCGTTGAAAccggtattaaaataattgtgccatctagagaattttttttcttccaaattaagacttaattttaattgacgtAACGAGAGCGTTATAATGACATCGTTTACGAAGTGGAAACTTACCTGACTTTCAGCAAAGACTAAGCTCTTTCCAGGCAAACCACCAACTTTTTCCGGCATCCACGTGCTTACGATAATTGGCCGTAGCGTCTCGTGGTCGTGCTCCAAACACGGACCGTGCTCACTAAAGAGTCCCATTGAAATCCCTGGG from Cardiocondyla obscurior isolate alpha-2009 linkage group LG04, Cobs3.1, whole genome shotgun sequence encodes:
- the Ten-a gene encoding teneurin-a isoform X7; its protein translation is MSGSPRSYPARSPGVASTPTVTRLPPPQQQVTVGSLGGGLGGAGNGGTATVGAQGQAMVMPGFPLRAAAVPHYSPYSPSRFHIDKRCQHRCSWKCFSIALILLAVALTAMLAYFAAVSSMRPIDSTNCILVQDIKAVTHENAHIHDSISTQIPTEESLPTSTAEHSSAADSVGDQQSDPQIQQSAQQWPAVLELQAYNVAHSAIIQPYHFWNTEFRNKQPAFIRLNLTLPWGANFAVYGRRNVAPSVTQYDFVEFVKGGRVVHRLKRDITAEAVSFMQSSSPQEVLVEHVAAQPATSYQHVLIKRTVVEPLMVNVSLLQYFDTGDWFLSVYNDELQPYKVTLVVTEAEGVSTTCPNDCSGRGSCYLGKCDCIDGYQGADCSKSVCPVLCSSHGQYGGGMCHCEEGWKGAECDIPLGDCQVPDCNQHGQCVRGSCVCNPGWKGAFCGEPDCSDPNCSGHGACVSGKCYCKAGWQGERCNQVDQQVYQCLPGCSDHGTYDLESAACVCEEHWTGVDCSQPSCGLDCGLHGSCEQGRCKCHDDWTGTKCDQKPCDSRCAEHGQCKNGTCVCSQGWNGRHCTLPGCENGCSRHGLCTLQDGEYSCECSTGWAGRDCSIRLELECNDYVDNDGDGMMDCSDSECCSHETCSEHIMCLASNNPVDVLLRKQPPSVTASFYQRVKFLVEENSVQSYAHMDEYTESRVAVMRGQVVSEQGLGIVGIRVSVDRDSRFGFTLTRADGWFDVLVNGGGAVTLQFQRSPFKPLTRTVFVPWNQIVVLPPVVMSLNKEGESYKSNQPPSPAVGFPGISMGLFSEHGPCLEHDHETLRPIIVSTWMPEKVGGLPGKSLVFAESQIVQESIAIPGSNLHLMYQSSQAAGYLSTVRMQLTGPFIPKSLTHVHVHVEIEGSLHAKTYEADPNLTHTFAWNKRNVYKQKVYGVAQARISIGYQHSTCPSVIWETQTATLQGFDVDISDIGGWGLDIHHHYNFHEGILQKGDGSTLHFKQYPRTVKVVMGTGLQRSFVCQNCDGLAKDARLLTPVALASGPDGSIYVGDFNLVRRITPEGKVYTVLILSATQVAYQYYLCISPADGHLYISDPEKHQILKALSLEQVQDPSINIEPVVGSGERCIPGDEGHCGDEGPAINAKLAHPKGIAIAADKTMYIADGTNIRAVDPQGIIHTLVGHHGHHNHWSPAPCIGAIPAHQAQLQWPTGLTLSPLDGSLHFIDDRLVLKLTSDLKVRVVAGTPLHCTSNANSNTNGNDELPKLNSSLTTSLKKPDEVLGSVLAVGFSPSGELYIADRDSHRVNSIRVVDSSGKMSHFAGQQQERLRGQCECNNTTPSTKDMDTCTCTDDTSSTETLLSSNAKFTTISALAVSPDGVLHVADQGSLHILALQPYLPNHDENGEFRIPFPPSNEIYVFNRYGQHISTKDLTSGKTRYSFLYSKNTSFGKLSTVTDSAGNKIQFLRDYSSVVSSIENTQDHKSELKISAVGFLEKLSERGRAEIALGYDGSTGLLTSRSGGDETYIYNYDSLGRVTDVILPTGEKLKLLSDLSDDEGLLVKVSAPLQALSKGDKQRIVEFEMKNEKSKMLSITDGTKLMKAISFTNSSLEVLLPGGGRVLSAATTKHPLLKPSLPVEAEMLPMWSYQLMSLGELTNTMTTTYNLVGEVSHPQQTLNREIWVNDTRVISVEFEQAFSRETFYDKAGTSLLTVTFDQAGLPLVWQPYEQGYNLSLTYDRFNRIESWKWGASDESYSYDRHGQLAEITNSKDGTKRYTYNDFNMLSKITLASNRQFSLQYDDDGGLRHIILPSETKHSFSCQASLGFLRVTYTPPGSTRAYLQHYSHDGNLLQTVFPGDGARIVYRYHTSGQLAEVVHGDGKSEIRYTESGLPSEVIHSERDVEYKWDYQYSAGLLVEERIDFGAKTGLSNAKFTFEYDSNFRLVAVQGRIGGQTLPPHTMAYSPRSGTLEQIGQFKVTKPQSNETTVFDGTALFSRTTDDRFLETQVTVTIHRMEVFRMEFTHDSRGRINQTRTYTRNVAVNTYTNVKNYTWDCDGQLTGVEAQEPWGFKYDANGNMLSLTYRGNTIPMEYNAMDRIVKFGEGLYKYDNRGLVVQNAREERFNYNAKGLLVRATKRGRFDVRYYYDHLDRLATRKDNYGNVTQFFYNNQKRPHEVSQIYSPRDGKLMSLVYDDRGHLIYAQVYRHKYYIATDQCGTPIMIFNQYGEGIREIMRSPYGHIVYDSNPYLYLPVDFCGGLLDQVTSLVHMPNGKVYDPLIGQWMSPLWENVLDRVDKPTHLHLYRFNGNDPIDVRHTDRPSQPTDHISWLSHLGYDLKSLAPQLFPDELPESLVPQALGPGTSIFGKKKRARNMGVQSGFLAHIAQRHSGDAVSLSAPPRSALKKDTSELIPSRLGAASDPPFGKGILVSRTAEGQAVVSSVPSANAIYGDVFTSVFNRSYFLPFTFVVHSAQQDAFYFVKEETWRASEDRGQLKRLGGQVNTTFHENENGSGSSSLIDVKIHGASYVVNLRYGTTAEKEKQRLLHHAKTTAIRKAWHREREALKTNTPTSVEWMVAEQDEILKVGLASNYEGEYIHDAQQYPELAEDPYNIRFVKKAVDQSSKKRRRRRGAPSCKLWWLDKMC
- the Ten-a gene encoding teneurin-a isoform X6, yielding MHHYYTQEDIDRVEYLMSGSPRSYPARSPGVASTPTVTRLPPPQQQVTVGSLGGGLGGAGNGGTATVGAQGQAMVMPGFPLRAAAVPHYSPYSPSRFHIDKRCQHRCSWKCFSIALILLAVALTAMLAYFAAVSSMRPIDSTNCILVQDIKAVTHENAHIHDSISTQIPTEESLPTSTAEHSSAADSVGDQQSDPQIQQSAQQWPAVLELQAYNVAHSAIIQPYHFWNTEFRNKQPAFIRLNLTLPWGANFAVYGRRNVAPSVTQYDFVEFVKGGRVVHRLKRDITAEAVSFMQSSSPQEVLVEHVAAQPATSYQHVLIKRTVVEPLMVNVSLLQYFDTGDWFLSVYNDELQPYKVTLVVTEAEGVSTTCPNDCSGRGSCYLGKCDCIDGYQGADCSKSVCPVLCSSHGQYGGGMCHCEEGWKGAECDIPLGDCQVPDCNQHGQCVRGSCVCNPGWKGAFCGEPDCSDPNCSGHGACVSGKCYCKAGWQGERCNQVDQQVYQCLPGCSDHGTYDLESAACVCEEHWTGVDCSQPSCGLDCGLHGSCEQGRCKCHDDWTGTKCDQKPCDSRCAEHGQCKNGTCVCSQGWNGRHCTLPGCENGCSRHGLCTLQDGEYSCECSTGWAGRDCSIRLELECNDYVDNDGDGMMDCSDSECCSHETCSEHIMCLASNNPVDVLLRKQPPSVTASFYQRVKFLVEENSVQSYAHMDEYTESRVAVMRGQVVSEQGLGIVGIRVSVDRDSRFGFTLTRADGWFDVLVNGGGAVTLQFQRSPFKPLTRTVFVPWNQIVVLPPVVMSLNKEGESYKSNQPPSPAVGFPGISMGLFSEHGPCLEHDHETLRPIIVSTWMPEKVGGLPGKSLVFAESQIVQESIAIPGSNLHLMYQSSQAAGYLSTVRMQLTGPFIPKSLTHVHVHVEIEGSLHAKTYEADPNLTHTFAWNKRNVYKQKVYGVAQARISIGYQHSTCPSVIWETQTATLQGFDVDISDIGGWGLDIHHHYNFHEGILQKGDGSTLHFKQYPRTVKVVMGTGLQRSFVCQNCDGLAKDARLLTPVALASGPDGSIYVGDFNLVRRITPEGKVYTVLILSATQVAYQYYLCISPADGHLYISDPEKHQILKALSLEQVQDPSINIEPVVGSGERCIPGDEGHCGDEGPAINAKLAHPKGIAIAADKTMYIADGTNIRAVDPQGIIHTLVGHHGHHNHWSPAPCIGAIPAHQAQLQWPTGLTLSPLDGSLHFIDDRLVLKLTSDLKVRVVAGTPLHCTSNANSNTNGNDELPKLNSSLTTSLKKPDEVLGSVLAVGFSPSGELYIADRDSHRVNSIRVVDSSGKMSHFAGQQQERLRGQCECNNTTPSTKDMDTCTCTDDTSSTETLLSSNAKFTTISALAVSPDGVLHVADQGSLHILALQPYLPNHDENGEFRIPFPPSNEIYVFNRYGQHISTKDLTSGKTRYSFLYSKNTSFGKLSTVTDSAGNKIQFLRDYSSVVSSIENTQDHKSELKISAVGFLEKLSERGRAEIALGYDGSTGLLTSRSGGDETYIYNYDSLGRVTDVILPTGEKLKLLSDLSDDEGLLVKVSAPLQALSKGDKQRIVEFEMKNEKSKMLSITDGTKLMKAISFTNSSLEVLLPGGGRVLSAATTKHPLLKPSLPVEAEMLPMWSYQLMSLGELTNTMTTTYNLVGEVSHPQQTLNREIWVNDTRVISVEFEQAFSRETFYDKAGTSLLTVTFDQAGLPLVWQPYEQGYNLSLTYDRFNRIESWKWGASDESYSYDRHGQLAEITNSKDGTKRYTYNDFNMLSKITLASNRQFSLQYDDDGGLRHIILPSETKHSFSCQASLGFLRVTYTPPGSTRAYLQHYSHDGNLLQTVFPGDGARIVYRYHTSGQLAEVVHGDGKSEIRYTESGLPSEVIHSERDVEYKWDYQYSAGLLVEERIDFGAKTGLSNAKFTFEYDSNFRLVAVQGRIGGQTLPPHTMAYSPRSGTLEQIGQFKVTKPQSNETTVFDGTALFSRTTDDRFLETQVTVTIHRMEVFRMEFTHDSRGRINQTRTYTRNVAVNTYTNVKNYTWDCDGQLTGVEAQEPWGFKYDANGNMLSLTYRGNTIPMEYNAMDRIVKFGEGLYKYDNRGLVVQNAREERFNYNAKGLLVRATKRGRFDVRYYYDHLDRLATRKDNYGNVTQFFYNNQKRPHEVSQIYSPRDGKLMSLVYDDRGHLIYAQVYRHKYYIATDQCGTPIMIFNQYGEGIREIMRSPYGHIVYDSNPYLYLPVDFCGGLLDQVTSLVHMPNGKVYDPLIGQWMSPLWENVLDRVDKPTHLHLYRFNGNDPIDVRHTDRPSQPTDHISWLSHLGYDLKSLAPQLFPDELPESLVPQALGPGTSIFGKKKRARNMGVQSGFLAHIAQRHSGDAVSLSAPPRSALKKDTSELIPSRLGAASDPPFGKGILVSRTAEGQAVVSSVPSANAIYGDVFTSVFNRSYFLPFTFVVHSAQQDAFYFVKEETWRASEDRGQLKRLGGQVNTTFHENENGSGSSSLIDVKIHGASYVVNLRYGTTAEKEKQRLLHHAKTTAIRKAWHREREALKTNTPTSVEWMVAEQDEILKVGLASNYEGEYIHDAQQYPELAEDPYNIRFVKKAVDQSSKKRRRRRGAPSCKLWWLDKMC